A genome region from Coffea arabica cultivar ET-39 chromosome 7e, Coffea Arabica ET-39 HiFi, whole genome shotgun sequence includes the following:
- the LOC113701738 gene encoding uncharacterized protein isoform X1 yields MSDDDFNGQTLAEKLAKLNSSQQSIESLSRWCITHRKKAKQIVETWEKIFKSAPREQHVSFLYLANDILQNSRRKGSEFVNEFWKFLPAALKHVYEGGDENGKKAASRLVDIWEERKVFGSRGQSLKDEILGKNPTPTTASNGKSSNPIRVVKRDAQSLRIKLAVGGLPERIISAFHLVHEESVNEEAAFSKSKSAVSWFKELGKDIESSSHAGSLQGSELVEKMQEHENALRHCVTQLENFETTRLALVSQLNEALRDQESKLELIRNELEVARSQIEQTLCVKQKLVSSSYLASQSNAGSQLMEAARVAEANLPLTQLSSMPILPPTPPITFTSSKLNEEENKKAAAAAVVAKLAASTSSAQMLTSVLSSLVAEEVASMSNGLTSTGFSSSLPFGSPEKRPKLENPVRFSEVNHSDGSHAAFFASAQQTVSNMPVGAANGMQLMSQGNQLQATFPQPPPPPPPPPQSVTPGNSSATQLGQSAAMMIGVPYGYGSSNLPPPPLPPHMPMGFARPAPLPTQQPPPQQLQNQQSQQQQQQAAAGGYYRPPGIGFYAQGHQSATPPVPRQ; encoded by the exons ATGAGCGACGATGACTTTAATGGGCAGACTTTGGCTGAGAAGTTGGCTAAACTTAACAGTTCACAGCAAAGCATTGAGT CATTGTCTCGTTGGTGCATTACTCACCGGAAGAAAGCTAAACAAATTGTTGAAACAtgggaaaaaattttcaaatctgcACCTCGGGAGCAGCATGTTTCATTTCTATATTTGGCCAATGATATTCTGCAAAATAGTAGGCGCAAGGGCAGTGAGTTTGTAAATGAATTTTGGAAGTTCCTTCCTGCAGCTCTCAAACACGTCTATGAGGGTGgtgatgaaaatggaaagaaagcaGCCTCCAGGCTG GTTGACAtttgggaagaaagaaaagtttttggatcTAGAGGTCAGAGTCTTAAAGATGAAATACTGGGAAAGAATCCTACTCCCACAACTGCCAGCAATGGAAAGAGCTCAAACCCTATCAGAGTCGTGAAGAGAGATGCTCAATCATTAAGAATT AAACTGGCTGTTGGGGGTTTGCCAGAAAGGATAATATCCGCATTCCATTTGGTCCATGAAGAAAGTGTCAATGAAGAAGCTGCTTTTAGCAAGTCCAAAAGTGCTGTTTCCTGGTTTAAAGAACTTGGAAAAGACATTGAAAGCTCTTCACATGCGG GAAGCCTGCAAGGTTCAGAGTTGGTAGAAAAGATGCAAGAACACGAGAATGCCCTTAGGCATTGTGTTACTCAActagaaaattttgaaactactAGGCTTGCATTGGTTTCACAGCTTAATGAAGCACTTCGAGATCAA GAATCAAAGCTGGAGCTGATACGCAATGAATTGGAG GTGGCCCGCAGTCAGATAGAGCAAACTTTATGTGTAAAGCAGAAGCTGGTATCATCATCTTATCTGGCTTCCCAATCTAATGCTGGTAGCCAACTTATGGAGGCTGCAAGGGTTGCTGAAGCAAACTTGCCTTTGACCCAGTTATCAAGCATGCCTATCCTTCCGCCAACCCCTCCTATAACTTTTACTTCTTCAAAACTCAATGAAGAGGAGAATAAGAAGGCAGCAGCAGCTGCTGTCGTGGCAAAACTTGCTGCTTCCACATCCTCTGCACAGATGCTTACTTCTGTTCTTTCATCCCTTGTTGCAGAAGAGGTTGCCTCTATGAGTAATGGTTTAACTTCAACTGGATTCTCTTCTAGTTTACCTTTTGGATCCCCAGAGAAAAGGCCAAAGTTAGAGAACCCTGTGCGTTTTTCTGAGGTGAATCATTCTGATGGCAGTCATGCTGCATTCTTTGCTTCTGCACAGCAGACAGTAAGTAACATGCCGGTTGGTGCAGCCAATGGGATGCAGCTTATGTCCCAGGGAAACCAACTTCAGGCAACATTCCCACAACCCCCACCGCCGCCGCCGCCACCGCCCCAATCTGTAACTCCTGGAAATTCTTCTGCAACTCAGTTAGGCCAATCTGCTGCAATGATGATAGGGGTTCCCTATGGATATGGTTCAAGCAACCTTCCACCTCCACCTTTACCTCCACATATGCCAATGGGATTTGCTAGGCCAGCTCCTTTACCAACTCAGCAACCACCTCCTCAGCAGCTTCAGAACCAGCAGtctcagcagcagcagcagcaggcaGCTGCTGGTGGATATTATCGGCCTCCAGGTATTGGATTCTATGCCCAAGGTCATCAGTCAGCAACTCCACCTGTACCCCGGCAGTGA
- the LOC113701738 gene encoding uncharacterized protein isoform X2, which produces MNFGSSFLQLSNTSMRVVMKMERKQPPGWLVFIHMEDHIWVDIWEERKVFGSRGQSLKDEILGKNPTPTTASNGKSSNPIRVVKRDAQSLRIKLAVGGLPERIISAFHLVHEESVNEEAAFSKSKSAVSWFKELGKDIESSSHAGSLQGSELVEKMQEHENALRHCVTQLENFETTRLALVSQLNEALRDQESKLELIRNELEVARSQIEQTLCVKQKLVSSSYLASQSNAGSQLMEAARVAEANLPLTQLSSMPILPPTPPITFTSSKLNEEENKKAAAAAVVAKLAASTSSAQMLTSVLSSLVAEEVASMSNGLTSTGFSSSLPFGSPEKRPKLENPVRFSEVNHSDGSHAAFFASAQQTVSNMPVGAANGMQLMSQGNQLQATFPQPPPPPPPPPQSVTPGNSSATQLGQSAAMMIGVPYGYGSSNLPPPPLPPHMPMGFARPAPLPTQQPPPQQLQNQQSQQQQQQAAAGGYYRPPGIGFYAQGHQSATPPVPRQ; this is translated from the exons ATGAATTTTGGAAGTTCCTTCCTGCAGCTCTCAAACACGTCTATGAGGGTGgtgatgaaaatggaaagaaagcaGCCTCCAGGCTGGTTAGTTTTCATCCATATGGAAGATCATATTTGG GTTGACAtttgggaagaaagaaaagtttttggatcTAGAGGTCAGAGTCTTAAAGATGAAATACTGGGAAAGAATCCTACTCCCACAACTGCCAGCAATGGAAAGAGCTCAAACCCTATCAGAGTCGTGAAGAGAGATGCTCAATCATTAAGAATT AAACTGGCTGTTGGGGGTTTGCCAGAAAGGATAATATCCGCATTCCATTTGGTCCATGAAGAAAGTGTCAATGAAGAAGCTGCTTTTAGCAAGTCCAAAAGTGCTGTTTCCTGGTTTAAAGAACTTGGAAAAGACATTGAAAGCTCTTCACATGCGG GAAGCCTGCAAGGTTCAGAGTTGGTAGAAAAGATGCAAGAACACGAGAATGCCCTTAGGCATTGTGTTACTCAActagaaaattttgaaactactAGGCTTGCATTGGTTTCACAGCTTAATGAAGCACTTCGAGATCAA GAATCAAAGCTGGAGCTGATACGCAATGAATTGGAG GTGGCCCGCAGTCAGATAGAGCAAACTTTATGTGTAAAGCAGAAGCTGGTATCATCATCTTATCTGGCTTCCCAATCTAATGCTGGTAGCCAACTTATGGAGGCTGCAAGGGTTGCTGAAGCAAACTTGCCTTTGACCCAGTTATCAAGCATGCCTATCCTTCCGCCAACCCCTCCTATAACTTTTACTTCTTCAAAACTCAATGAAGAGGAGAATAAGAAGGCAGCAGCAGCTGCTGTCGTGGCAAAACTTGCTGCTTCCACATCCTCTGCACAGATGCTTACTTCTGTTCTTTCATCCCTTGTTGCAGAAGAGGTTGCCTCTATGAGTAATGGTTTAACTTCAACTGGATTCTCTTCTAGTTTACCTTTTGGATCCCCAGAGAAAAGGCCAAAGTTAGAGAACCCTGTGCGTTTTTCTGAGGTGAATCATTCTGATGGCAGTCATGCTGCATTCTTTGCTTCTGCACAGCAGACAGTAAGTAACATGCCGGTTGGTGCAGCCAATGGGATGCAGCTTATGTCCCAGGGAAACCAACTTCAGGCAACATTCCCACAACCCCCACCGCCGCCGCCGCCACCGCCCCAATCTGTAACTCCTGGAAATTCTTCTGCAACTCAGTTAGGCCAATCTGCTGCAATGATGATAGGGGTTCCCTATGGATATGGTTCAAGCAACCTTCCACCTCCACCTTTACCTCCACATATGCCAATGGGATTTGCTAGGCCAGCTCCTTTACCAACTCAGCAACCACCTCCTCAGCAGCTTCAGAACCAGCAGtctcagcagcagcagcagcaggcaGCTGCTGGTGGATATTATCGGCCTCCAGGTATTGGATTCTATGCCCAAGGTCATCAGTCAGCAACTCCACCTGTACCCCGGCAGTGA